In the genome of Cryptomeria japonica chromosome 8, Sugi_1.0, whole genome shotgun sequence, one region contains:
- the LOC131028592 gene encoding uncharacterized protein LOC131028592, whose protein sequence is MAGIGTCAPHYAYTVVYVKDVSKSLDFYSKAFGLTVRRLDHSRRWGELESGSTTIAFTPIEQHEMQITEKGEEHDRLYDHQRNKLELCFTYHDLDSAFKRAVEKGAALVAEPKEKEWGQKVGYVRDIEGHVVRLGSVVVEPKH, encoded by the exons ATGGCAGGAATAGGAACGTGTGCTCCCCACTATGCCTACACAGTGGTGTATGTGAAGGATGTGAGCAAATCTCTTGATTTCTACTCCAAAGCCTTTGGCCTCACTGTTCGCAGGCTCGACCATAGCCGCAG GTGGGGTGAACTTGAAAGTGGAAGCACTACAATTGCCTTCACACCCATTGAACAGCACGAGATGCAGATAACAGAAAAGGGGGAAGAGCATGATAGGCTGTATGATCATCAGAGGAACAAACTGGAACTATGTTTCACATATCATGACCTTGATTCTGCTTTCAAG CGTGCAGTGGAGAAAGGAGCTGCATTGGTGGCAGAGCCAAAAGAGAAAGAATGGGGACAGAAAGTGGGTTATGTTCGTGACATTGAGGGTCATGTTGTACGATTGGGAAGCGTGGTTGTGGAACCCAAACACTga